The proteins below come from a single Streptomyces sp. SCSIO 75703 genomic window:
- a CDS encoding M23 family metallopeptidase: MPSPRRRSLVVPVLLCALAVLAARPSASPDPDDAAAEVARLYEAAADAARQYEDGRRAADAQRAKARSHEERLGRQRGRSAALREDLGRLARAQYRGGGGLPLAAGMVLADDPDALMRGQQIAHRADLAVDRAVTESRRAEDRLAAEQARATAAWKALEKRNARLAALRKEIEADLRTARSRLEGRANASVTAGSCPGAARVAGPERSSGRNWVVPVESYELSASFGSGGTRWAHRHTGQDFAVPVGTPVRAAGAGSVVAVSCGGPFGIQVVLRHADGYYTQYAHLASVAVDQGDRVGAGQRIGQSGSTGNSTGPHLHFEVRVTPEPGSAVDPVPWLTWRGVSV; this comes from the coding sequence ATGCCCTCACCTCGCCGCCGTTCGCTGGTCGTTCCGGTGCTGCTCTGCGCGCTCGCCGTGCTCGCCGCCCGGCCCTCCGCGTCCCCGGACCCCGACGACGCGGCGGCGGAGGTGGCGCGCTTGTACGAGGCCGCGGCGGACGCGGCCCGGCAGTACGAGGACGGTCGGCGGGCGGCCGACGCACAGCGGGCGAAGGCCCGGAGCCACGAGGAACGGCTCGGCCGGCAGCGCGGTCGGAGCGCCGCCCTCCGCGAGGACCTGGGCAGGCTCGCCCGCGCCCAGTACCGCGGGGGCGGGGGGTTGCCGCTCGCGGCGGGGATGGTGCTCGCCGACGATCCCGACGCCCTGATGCGGGGTCAGCAGATCGCGCACCGGGCCGATCTGGCCGTGGACAGGGCCGTGACCGAGAGCCGGCGGGCCGAGGACCGGCTCGCCGCGGAGCAGGCCAGGGCGACGGCCGCCTGGAAGGCCCTGGAGAAGCGGAACGCGCGGCTGGCGGCGCTGAGGAAGGAGATCGAGGCGGACCTGCGCACGGCCCGGTCACGGCTGGAGGGCCGGGCGAACGCCTCGGTCACCGCGGGCTCGTGCCCCGGCGCGGCGCGGGTCGCAGGCCCGGAGCGGTCCTCGGGGCGGAACTGGGTCGTGCCGGTGGAGTCGTACGAGCTGTCGGCGTCCTTCGGCAGTGGCGGGACGCGGTGGGCGCACCGGCACACCGGGCAGGACTTCGCGGTGCCGGTGGGTACGCCGGTGCGTGCGGCCGGTGCGGGGAGCGTGGTCGCGGTCTCGTGCGGGGGCCCGTTCGGCATCCAGGTCGTGCTCCGGCACGCCGACGGCTACTACACGCAGTACGCCCACCTCGCGTCCGTCGCGGTCGACCAGGGTGACCGGGTCGGTGCCGGACAGCGGATCGGTCAGTCCGGCAGCACCGGCAACTCCACCGGCCCGCACCTGCACTTCGAGGTGCGGGTCACCCCGGAGCCGGGCTCGGCGGTGGACCCGGTGCCCTGGCTCACCTGGCGCGGGGTGTCGGTGTGA
- a CDS encoding Cof-type HAD-IIB family hydrolase, with product MRDNGRVTSATREPETQAAPLRPRLIATDLDGTLLRDDKSVSPRTVSALAAAEEAGIEVFFVTGRPARWMDVVSEHVHGHGLAICGNGAAVVDLHGGPGAHRFVKIRELARENALDAVRMLRDAAPGTVYAVEQTYGFHQEPAYPRMHLEVPDDLAPAEEILAPGSRADGEPVLKILAFHPTLDPDAFLTLARLAIGDRATVTRSSPSALLEISGPDVSKASTLALCCAERGISHEEVVAFGDMPNDVEMLTWAGRSYAMGNAHPAALAAASGQTVANNEDGVALVIERMLADLP from the coding sequence ATGCGCGACAATGGCCGGGTGACCTCAGCGACCCGAGAGCCCGAGACCCAGGCCGCGCCCCTCCGCCCGCGGCTCATCGCCACCGACCTCGACGGCACCCTGCTGCGCGACGACAAGTCGGTGTCCCCGCGCACCGTCTCCGCACTGGCCGCCGCCGAGGAGGCCGGCATCGAGGTCTTCTTCGTCACCGGCCGGCCCGCCCGCTGGATGGACGTCGTCAGCGAGCACGTCCACGGCCACGGCCTCGCCATCTGCGGCAACGGCGCCGCCGTGGTCGACCTGCACGGCGGCCCCGGCGCCCACCGGTTCGTGAAAATCCGCGAACTGGCCCGGGAGAACGCGCTGGACGCCGTCCGGATGCTCCGGGACGCCGCGCCCGGCACGGTGTACGCCGTCGAGCAGACCTACGGCTTCCACCAGGAGCCGGCCTACCCGCGGATGCACCTGGAGGTCCCGGACGACCTCGCGCCGGCCGAGGAGATCCTCGCCCCCGGCAGCCGGGCCGACGGCGAACCGGTACTCAAGATCCTCGCCTTCCACCCGACGCTCGACCCGGACGCCTTCCTCACGCTGGCCCGCCTCGCCATCGGCGACCGGGCCACCGTCACCCGCTCCAGCCCCAGCGCCCTGCTGGAGATCAGCGGCCCGGACGTCTCCAAGGCCAGCACGCTCGCCCTGTGCTGTGCCGAACGCGGCATCTCCCACGAGGAGGTCGTCGCCTTCGGTGACATGCCGAACGACGTCGAGATGCTCACCTGGGCGGGACGTTCCTACGCGATGGGCAACGCCCACCCGGCCGCCCTCGCCGCCGCCTCGGGACAGACGGTCGCCAACAACGAGGACGGCGTCGCCCTCGTCATCGAACGCATGCTGGCCGATCTGCCGTAA
- a CDS encoding LLM class flavin-dependent oxidoreductase yields MRLSTVILPIHRWGEGQKTWRRAEELGFHTAYTYDHLSWRTFRDGPWFGALPTLTAAATVTNRLRLGTLVTSPNFRHPVTLAKELISLDDVSEGRVTLGIGAGGTGFDATALGQEPWTPRERADRFAEFVPLLDRLLTQDAVSYEGDFYSAHEARNIPGCVQRPRLPFAVAATGPRGMRLAARHGQAWVTTGDPKLFEAGTPEESVAALRGQIARLGDACAALGRDPADLEKVLLTGFTPDRTRPLESVEAFVDFAGRHRELGFTEIVVHWPIPGSDFAADEKVYERIALEAPAHLR; encoded by the coding sequence ATGCGCCTGAGCACCGTGATCCTCCCCATCCACCGGTGGGGCGAAGGGCAGAAGACCTGGCGGCGGGCAGAGGAACTCGGGTTCCACACCGCCTACACCTACGACCACCTGTCGTGGCGGACCTTCCGCGACGGCCCCTGGTTCGGCGCCCTCCCCACCCTCACGGCGGCGGCGACGGTGACGAACCGCCTGCGCCTCGGGACACTCGTGACCTCGCCGAACTTCCGGCACCCCGTGACGCTCGCCAAGGAGCTGATCTCCCTGGACGACGTCTCCGAGGGCCGGGTCACGCTCGGCATAGGGGCCGGCGGCACCGGCTTCGATGCCACCGCGCTCGGCCAGGAGCCGTGGACGCCCCGGGAACGAGCCGACCGTTTCGCCGAGTTCGTGCCCCTGCTCGACCGGCTGCTCACCCAGGACGCGGTCTCGTACGAGGGCGACTTCTACTCGGCGCACGAGGCGCGGAACATCCCCGGCTGTGTGCAGCGGCCCCGACTGCCCTTCGCGGTGGCCGCCACCGGCCCGCGCGGCATGCGGCTCGCCGCCCGCCACGGGCAGGCGTGGGTGACCACCGGCGACCCGAAGCTCTTCGAGGCGGGCACCCCCGAGGAGTCGGTGGCGGCGCTGCGCGGCCAGATCGCACGGCTCGGCGACGCCTGCGCCGCGCTCGGCCGCGACCCGGCCGACCTCGAGAAGGTCCTGCTCACCGGTTTCACACCGGACCGCACCCGGCCGCTGGAGTCCGTCGAGGCGTTCGTGGACTTCGCCGGGCGTCACCGGGAGCTGGGCTTCACCGAGATCGTCGTCCACTGGCCGATCCCCGGGTCGGACTTCGCGGCGGACGAGAAGGTCTACGAGCGCATCGCCCTGGAGGCCCCGGCACATCTGCGGTGA
- a CDS encoding SDR family oxidoreductase, which translates to MTVLEGARERRVRTGGVDLCVAELGSPEHPTVMLVHGYPDSKEVWSEVAVRLADRFHVVLYDVRGHGRSTAPRPLRGGFTLEKLTDDFLAVADAVSPGRPVHLVGHDWGSVQSWEFVTVRRTEGRVASFTSISGPSLDHFGHWIGRRVRRPTPRRVGQLLGQGAKSWYVYLLHTPVLPELAWRGPLGKGWPALLRRVEKVPDDGYPTGSLPRDAAHGAWLYRDNVRERLRRPREDAHAHAPVQLVTPLDDAFLSERLSDGLEEWVPRLTRRTLPAGHWVPRTRPDRLADWIEEFVTGVEDGRPEVPARGRHADRFGGRLVLVTGAGSGIGRATALAFAACGARVVAVDRDGDSAARTAELARSAGARGAWAETADVSDEQAMAKLDAKVAADHGVVDILVNNAGIGLSGSFLTTTPEDWRTVLDVNLWGVIHGCRLFGRRMAERDQGGHIVNIASAAAFQPSRALPAYSTSKAAVLMLSECLRAELAGRGIGVSAICPGIVNTGITSTARFTGVDAEEEKRRQRRAARLYGKRNYPPEKVADAILDAVVRDRAVVPVTPEARGAHFASRFLPGALRSLARRNPPL; encoded by the coding sequence ATGACGGTACTCGAGGGCGCGCGGGAGCGCCGGGTGCGGACGGGCGGGGTGGACCTGTGCGTCGCCGAACTGGGCTCGCCCGAGCACCCCACGGTGATGCTGGTGCACGGCTACCCGGACAGCAAGGAGGTCTGGTCCGAGGTCGCCGTCCGCCTCGCCGACCGGTTCCACGTGGTGCTCTACGACGTCCGGGGCCACGGTCGCTCCACCGCGCCGCGCCCGCTGCGCGGCGGGTTCACGCTGGAGAAGCTGACGGACGACTTCCTCGCCGTGGCCGACGCGGTCAGCCCCGGCCGGCCCGTGCACCTGGTCGGCCACGACTGGGGGTCGGTGCAGTCCTGGGAGTTCGTCACCGTGCGGCGCACCGAGGGCCGTGTCGCGTCCTTCACCTCGATCTCGGGGCCCAGCCTCGACCACTTCGGGCACTGGATCGGCCGGCGGGTCAGGCGGCCCACCCCGCGCCGGGTCGGCCAGCTCCTCGGACAGGGCGCCAAGTCCTGGTACGTCTACCTGCTGCACACGCCGGTGCTGCCCGAGCTGGCCTGGCGCGGACCGCTCGGCAAGGGCTGGCCCGCCCTGCTGCGGCGCGTCGAGAAGGTGCCGGACGACGGATATCCGACCGGCTCCCTGCCGAGGGACGCGGCCCACGGGGCGTGGCTGTACCGGGACAACGTGCGCGAACGCCTGCGCCGCCCCCGCGAGGACGCCCACGCGCACGCGCCGGTGCAGCTCGTCACGCCGCTCGACGACGCCTTCCTGTCCGAGCGGCTCTCCGACGGGCTGGAGGAGTGGGTCCCCCGGCTGACCCGGCGCACGCTGCCCGCCGGGCACTGGGTGCCCCGCACCCGGCCCGACCGGCTCGCGGACTGGATCGAGGAGTTCGTCACCGGCGTGGAGGACGGCCGCCCCGAGGTGCCGGCGCGGGGGAGGCACGCCGACCGCTTCGGCGGCCGGCTCGTGCTCGTCACCGGGGCGGGCAGCGGCATCGGGCGGGCGACCGCGCTGGCCTTCGCCGCCTGCGGGGCGCGGGTGGTGGCGGTCGACCGGGATGGCGACTCGGCGGCCCGCACCGCGGAACTGGCCCGCTCGGCCGGTGCGCGGGGGGCCTGGGCGGAGACCGCCGACGTCTCCGACGAGCAGGCCATGGCGAAGCTCGACGCGAAGGTCGCCGCCGACCACGGGGTGGTCGACATCCTGGTGAACAACGCCGGGATCGGCCTGTCGGGCTCCTTCCTCACCACCACGCCGGAGGACTGGCGCACGGTCCTCGACGTGAACCTGTGGGGCGTCATCCACGGCTGCCGCCTGTTCGGCCGGCGGATGGCGGAACGCGACCAGGGCGGTCACATCGTCAACATCGCCTCGGCCGCCGCCTTCCAGCCCTCGCGGGCGCTGCCCGCCTACAGCACCTCGAAGGCGGCCGTGCTGATGCTGAGCGAGTGCCTCCGCGCCGAACTGGCCGGCCGCGGGATCGGCGTCTCCGCGATCTGCCCCGGCATCGTCAACACCGGCATCACCTCGACCGCCCGCTTCACCGGGGTCGACGCCGAGGAGGAGAAGCGCCGGCAGCGGCGTGCCGCCCGGCTCTACGGGAAGCGCAACTACCCGCCGGAGAAGGTGGCCGACGCCATCCTGGACGCGGTGGTGCGCGACCGGGCGGTGGTGCCGGTGACCCCGGAGGCCCGGGGTGCCCACTTCGCCTCCCGCTTCCTGCCGGGGGCGCTGCGGTCGCTCGCGCGCCGGAATCCGCCGCTGTAG